A portion of the Edaphobacter lichenicola genome contains these proteins:
- a CDS encoding magnesium transporter MgtE N-terminal domain-containing protein: MTKHANQRTSVSTLLGAAVVDANGNAFGHIREFAVSPSIAPAYIHGVVLKGASAKRGDRPSLVLITDLQLTSSGAMQLRESAQPVALPNDDSYLLLERDLLDQQIIDVDGHKVVRVNDVDLVWENCQEDGPDLSLRIAEVEVGLRGAVRRLLKGLPSTSVDRIACRFSASVIPWDFVDLIDRDPARRVKLKIEQDRLSKMHPSDIADILEELAPAERHALFISLDEEVAAEALEEVKPKMQQALIESLDSEQIAGIVEEMDPGAAADLLSELTDERSEAILEEMDPEERQEVEDLLEFSGDSAAGRMTTEYVALPADAFVDQAITALRDFEGDIETITDVYLLDEEEKIIALIPLVQLLLASPGTPLAELPRGHIVTCNVDANGRKVAELFDKYNLRSLPVIDHDKHLAGVIHAEQVIALLRKNH; this comes from the coding sequence ATGACGAAGCATGCTAATCAAAGGACAAGCGTCTCTACCCTCCTGGGGGCAGCGGTGGTGGACGCCAATGGGAACGCCTTCGGCCATATTCGCGAGTTCGCGGTGTCTCCGTCCATTGCCCCTGCGTACATTCACGGCGTGGTCCTGAAGGGAGCCTCGGCCAAACGCGGCGACCGCCCTTCTTTGGTCCTGATTACCGATCTGCAGCTTACTTCCAGCGGTGCCATGCAGCTGCGCGAGTCGGCTCAACCTGTTGCTCTTCCGAACGATGACAGCTATCTGCTGCTGGAGCGGGACTTGCTCGACCAGCAGATCATCGATGTCGATGGACACAAGGTGGTCCGCGTCAATGACGTGGACCTGGTCTGGGAGAATTGCCAGGAAGACGGACCTGATCTTTCACTTCGCATCGCTGAGGTGGAAGTGGGTCTACGTGGAGCCGTACGACGTCTTCTGAAGGGCTTGCCGTCAACCTCAGTCGACCGTATCGCCTGCCGCTTCAGCGCCAGTGTCATTCCATGGGATTTTGTGGACCTGATCGACCGTGACCCGGCCCGGCGCGTCAAACTCAAGATCGAACAGGATCGCCTCTCGAAGATGCACCCCTCCGATATCGCCGACATCCTTGAGGAGCTGGCGCCCGCGGAGCGCCACGCGCTTTTCATCTCGCTCGATGAGGAGGTCGCTGCCGAGGCGCTCGAAGAGGTAAAGCCGAAGATGCAGCAGGCACTCATTGAATCGCTCGATTCGGAGCAGATTGCCGGCATCGTCGAAGAGATGGACCCGGGCGCCGCAGCGGACCTACTCTCCGAGCTCACGGACGAGCGCTCCGAGGCCATCCTGGAAGAGATGGACCCCGAAGAGCGGCAAGAGGTCGAGGATCTCCTCGAATTCTCTGGCGACTCCGCCGCAGGCCGTATGACGACCGAGTACGTCGCCCTTCCTGCCGATGCTTTTGTTGATCAGGCTATAACGGCGTTGCGCGACTTCGAAGGCGATATCGAGACCATCACCGACGTCTACCTGCTCGACGAAGAGGAGAAGATTATTGCGCTGATCCCACTGGTGCAGTTACTCCTCGCGAGTCCGGGTACACCGCTGGCTGAGCTGCCGAGGGGCCACATCGTCACTTGTAACGTTGACGCGAACGGACGCAAAGTCGCCGAGCTCTTCGACAAATACAACCTGCGTTCGCTACCCGTGATCGATCATGACAAGCATCTGGCCGGCGTCATCCACGCCGAACAGGTCATCGCTCTTCTTCGGAAAAACCACTAG
- the lolA gene encoding outer membrane lipoprotein chaperone LolA, whose translation MLAKVALFVSICCSPVALAQDNDALMRKVDDHYNHLNSLRAHYTEHYAGMGMDRAEEGTLLLKKPGRMRWSYAAPVGKVFVLDGKFAWFYTPGDTQATRVPAKQLDDLRSPLRFLLGHTQLKKELDNLTVVANGTGFQISGVPKGMAQRVKSLSLGVTAAGAIEQMRLEETDGAVTEFSFSQMQENVPVKDTDFAFVPPDGVSVVEGLPPI comes from the coding sequence ATGCTGGCGAAAGTAGCCCTATTCGTCTCAATTTGCTGTTCGCCTGTTGCTCTGGCGCAAGATAACGACGCCTTGATGCGAAAGGTCGACGATCACTACAACCATCTGAACTCCCTGCGCGCTCACTACACGGAACACTACGCCGGGATGGGGATGGACCGGGCGGAGGAAGGCACGCTGCTGCTGAAAAAGCCCGGGAGGATGCGGTGGAGCTACGCTGCGCCCGTCGGCAAGGTATTTGTGCTGGATGGAAAGTTTGCCTGGTTTTACACGCCGGGGGATACGCAGGCTACACGGGTACCGGCAAAGCAGTTGGACGATCTGCGTTCCCCGCTGCGTTTTCTGTTGGGGCACACTCAGTTGAAGAAGGAACTCGACAATCTCACCGTTGTCGCGAACGGAACAGGGTTTCAAATCTCGGGCGTACCCAAGGGTATGGCACAGAGGGTGAAATCGCTGTCGCTCGGCGTTACTGCAGCAGGTGCAATCGAACAGATGCGGCTGGAAGAAACGGATGGGGCCGTCACGGAGTTTTCGTTCTCACAGATGCAGGAGAATGTGCCGGTGAAGGATACAGACTTCGCGTTTGTTCCTCCTGACGGCGTATCGGTGGTCGAGGGGCTGCCACCGATTTAG
- a CDS encoding Nramp family divalent metal transporter encodes MSPWRTWRTRLILIFAVLGPGFITANVDNDAGGILTYSAAGAQFGYTLLWTMIPITIALIVVQEMCARMGVVTGKGLSDLIREEFGLRITFVIMILLIAVNFTNVVTEFSGIAGSMQLFHIPKYASVPVCAFIVWVLVVKGDYKSVEKVFLVASVFYIAYIITGVLSGPDWHLALVETVKLPPRNVWSDKDYVYTTVAVIGTTITPWMQFYLQSSIVEKGVSVKKYKASRLDVIIGSIFTDIVAWFIVVACAATLYTHGIRHITDPSDAAGAMKPLAGQYAFILFAAGLFNASLFAASILPLSTAYTACEGLGFESGLDKSFQEAKFFYWLYSLLLFAGAAVVLIPNFPLVKFSILSQVLNGVLLPLILVFMLKLINKHELMGKYTNTRWLNAIAWTTAIIVTALSLILVWNTLHG; translated from the coding sequence ATGAGCCCCTGGCGAACCTGGAGAACCCGCCTCATCCTGATCTTTGCCGTGCTTGGCCCTGGCTTCATTACAGCCAACGTCGACAACGATGCCGGCGGCATCCTTACCTACTCGGCTGCAGGAGCGCAGTTCGGGTACACCCTGCTTTGGACGATGATTCCCATCACGATCGCCCTCATCGTCGTGCAGGAGATGTGCGCCCGCATGGGTGTCGTCACTGGCAAAGGTCTCAGCGACCTCATCCGTGAAGAGTTTGGCCTGCGCATCACCTTCGTGATCATGATTCTGCTCATCGCCGTCAACTTTACCAACGTAGTGACGGAGTTCTCGGGAATCGCCGGCAGTATGCAACTCTTCCACATCCCCAAATACGCGAGCGTCCCTGTCTGTGCCTTTATCGTATGGGTACTGGTCGTAAAGGGTGATTACAAGAGCGTCGAAAAGGTCTTTCTTGTAGCCAGCGTCTTCTACATCGCCTACATCATCACTGGTGTACTCAGCGGCCCAGACTGGCATCTCGCCCTCGTTGAGACGGTCAAACTGCCTCCGCGCAACGTCTGGTCCGACAAGGACTACGTCTACACCACAGTCGCCGTTATCGGCACCACCATCACGCCCTGGATGCAGTTTTATCTGCAGTCCTCAATTGTCGAGAAGGGGGTCAGCGTCAAGAAGTACAAAGCTTCACGCCTCGACGTGATCATAGGCTCGATCTTCACTGACATCGTTGCTTGGTTCATCGTGGTTGCTTGTGCTGCGACACTGTATACCCACGGCATCCGCCACATCACAGACCCATCCGATGCTGCTGGAGCGATGAAGCCTCTTGCCGGCCAATACGCTTTTATTCTCTTTGCGGCTGGCCTCTTCAACGCATCGCTCTTTGCCGCGTCTATTCTGCCGCTCTCAACGGCTTACACAGCCTGCGAAGGCCTCGGATTCGAGAGCGGCCTCGACAAAAGCTTTCAAGAAGCCAAGTTCTTCTATTGGCTCTATAGCCTGCTCCTGTTTGCTGGCGCGGCCGTAGTTCTGATCCCTAACTTCCCCCTGGTCAAGTTCAGCATCCTCTCGCAGGTACTCAATGGTGTGCTCCTGCCGCTTATCCTGGTCTTCATGCTGAAGCTCATCAACAAGCACGAACTGATGGGCAAATACACCAACACCCGCTGGCTGAACGCCATCGCGTGGACCACAGCGATCATCGTCACTGCGCTATCTCTGATACTGGTTTGGAATACGCTACACGGTTAG
- a CDS encoding (deoxy)nucleoside triphosphate pyrophosphohydrolase gives MREPIRKLDERFEPAVQKPLRLVVAALILREAIGKDGVARVEVLICQRKPDQPMSLKWEFPGGKIEAGETAEDALARELNEELGINAVIGRRVARVRHKYRNGGAIDLQFFVVREFSGQLENRIFNDVRWAPLTELPGYDFLAADLGLIRDLSEGKLL, from the coding sequence GTGAGAGAGCCCATTCGCAAACTCGACGAACGTTTTGAGCCGGCCGTGCAGAAGCCTCTTAGGTTGGTGGTTGCTGCGCTTATTTTGCGCGAGGCTATAGGCAAAGATGGCGTCGCCCGGGTGGAAGTGCTGATCTGTCAACGGAAACCCGACCAGCCGATGAGCCTGAAGTGGGAGTTTCCCGGTGGAAAGATCGAAGCTGGTGAGACCGCTGAGGACGCGCTGGCACGGGAGTTGAACGAGGAATTGGGGATAAATGCTGTAATTGGGCGGCGGGTAGCAAGAGTGCGTCATAAATACCGGAATGGCGGCGCAATCGATCTTCAGTTTTTTGTAGTGCGGGAGTTTAGCGGGCAGTTGGAGAATCGAATCTTCAACGATGTGCGATGGGCTCCGCTGACAGAGTTGCCCGGATACGATTTTCTGGCAGCAGACCTGGGGCTCATTCGAGATTTATCTGAGGGCAAGCTGCTTTAG
- a CDS encoding GMC oxidoreductase, whose product MIQDLLHDSYPTGFVADICIVGSGAVGITLAVESARRGKKVLLLEGGGGHREESSQHIYDSEIVGLPHRGIHTGRIRVKGGTTVRWGGQILELDALDFTPRPGIPESGWPFPKSTLTPFYERALTLEGLAKVERTDAAVWHDLGLVFTQFDELEAYLSRWCPEPNFARLHHKTLAEHPNLQLWLHASVVELMSEEETVTGVRCRTLTGIEHIFRARHYVFALGGIESARFFLQPRDGGHPWNRSGLVGKHFQDHIDCNAAAVEPLDHTVFHDTFDPIVAHGFKYLPKLRLLPHEQTARGTLNIGSTMAFEDTGKARGQAKSTIRNLMRGRFSDITRENLRHTTKHLPMLARQAWRYKMKSRAYSPPEVRIFLRVHCEQEPTSCSSITLTDQRDPLGLLRIRFDWQISERELETIRQYVLVAERALAGVARIVPNEDLMSGSPAFLARCDDSNHHMGGMRMSETDSAGVVDTNLRLHGITNAYVCSSAVFPCSGFSNPTHTLLALALRLSDHLS is encoded by the coding sequence GTGATTCAAGACCTTCTGCACGATAGCTACCCTACGGGATTTGTTGCAGACATCTGCATCGTCGGCTCAGGAGCCGTTGGTATTACTCTCGCCGTGGAGTCAGCCCGACGAGGTAAAAAAGTTTTGCTCCTCGAGGGCGGAGGGGGGCATCGCGAAGAATCCTCGCAACATATCTACGATAGCGAGATCGTCGGCCTTCCTCACCGAGGCATTCATACAGGAAGAATCCGTGTCAAGGGAGGCACCACTGTTCGTTGGGGAGGCCAGATCCTTGAACTTGATGCTCTCGACTTCACTCCACGTCCAGGCATCCCTGAGAGCGGCTGGCCGTTCCCGAAATCTACGCTGACACCCTTCTACGAGCGCGCTCTCACGCTTGAAGGCCTTGCCAAAGTCGAACGAACTGACGCCGCAGTCTGGCATGACCTCGGCTTGGTCTTTACGCAGTTTGACGAGCTCGAGGCCTATCTCTCGCGTTGGTGCCCCGAGCCGAACTTCGCCCGCCTGCACCATAAAACACTTGCCGAACATCCGAATCTTCAACTCTGGCTCCACGCGAGTGTAGTCGAGTTGATGAGCGAAGAAGAGACTGTTACAGGAGTACGCTGCCGCACACTCACAGGAATCGAGCACATCTTTCGTGCTCGTCACTATGTGTTTGCGTTGGGCGGAATTGAAAGTGCACGATTCTTTCTTCAGCCGCGGGACGGAGGCCATCCCTGGAATCGCTCCGGGCTCGTCGGAAAACACTTTCAGGATCACATCGACTGCAACGCTGCCGCTGTCGAGCCGCTCGATCATACGGTCTTCCACGACACGTTCGACCCCATCGTTGCCCACGGCTTCAAATACCTACCCAAGCTTCGTCTCCTCCCGCACGAGCAGACTGCACGAGGCACCCTCAATATCGGTTCAACCATGGCTTTTGAGGACACAGGAAAGGCTCGGGGACAAGCCAAATCGACCATTCGCAATCTTATGCGTGGTCGCTTCAGCGACATAACCCGCGAGAACCTTAGGCACACAACCAAACACCTGCCAATGCTTGCCCGCCAAGCCTGGCGCTACAAGATGAAGAGTCGTGCCTACAGTCCCCCGGAGGTTCGCATCTTCCTCCGTGTTCACTGTGAGCAGGAGCCTACGTCGTGCAGCAGCATCACGCTGACTGACCAAAGAGACCCTCTGGGACTGTTGCGTATCCGATTCGATTGGCAGATATCGGAGAGGGAATTGGAGACCATTCGCCAATACGTTCTGGTAGCTGAGCGAGCGCTCGCAGGTGTAGCGCGCATCGTGCCCAACGAAGACCTGATGTCAGGAAGCCCGGCGTTCCTCGCCCGCTGCGACGACAGCAACCATCACATGGGCGGGATGCGTATGTCCGAGACCGATTCTGCAGGCGTTGTCGACACAAATCTTCGTCTTCATGGCATCACAAACGCCTATGTCTGCAGCTCTGCCGTGTTTCCCTGTTCCGGTTTTTCGAACCCAACTCATACTCTTCTTGCCCTCGCCCTTCGGCTCAGCGATCACCTTAGTTAG
- a CDS encoding CgeB family protein: protein MKILYATGLSPNDTSLYRLWALERLGHHVIPFNAFDYESRNPLIRKIAHRLAAGRGVDNLNRDLLKVAKAEKPDLLWTDKLLWMRPKTLDRMRALGIATVSYMIDNPFGTRQDPGWRLYMKGIPHYDLHVVQRDKNILDYRERGARDVIKIQTAYEPTLQFPPPDGWSDVDCNRDLSFIGTPYDDRAQTLTRLWRECGFPVVISGSPRQWKRAMEPDAFKAIFSGGELFRDEYREGIWRSKINLSFITHSNCDEFVHKSFEIAGCGGFLMAERSDGHMQRFKEDEEAVFFSSFDELAQKVRRYLPDEAARRRIAEAGCRRAARDGYHNDRQVQLIVERAELILSKFEKSRPSVTTVHAGSR from the coding sequence ATGAAGATTCTGTACGCTACCGGCCTCTCACCGAACGATACCTCCCTTTATCGCCTTTGGGCGCTGGAGCGCCTGGGACATCACGTCATCCCGTTCAACGCCTTCGACTACGAATCTCGCAATCCCCTAATCCGTAAGATCGCTCATCGACTTGCCGCTGGTCGAGGGGTCGATAACCTCAACCGTGACCTCCTCAAAGTTGCGAAAGCCGAAAAGCCGGATCTCTTATGGACGGATAAACTGCTGTGGATGCGTCCGAAGACCCTCGATCGTATGCGTGCTCTTGGCATCGCGACGGTCAGTTACATGATCGACAATCCCTTCGGCACCCGCCAGGACCCAGGGTGGCGTCTCTACATGAAGGGCATCCCCCACTATGACCTTCACGTGGTCCAGCGCGACAAAAACATTCTCGACTACCGCGAACGTGGGGCCCGCGACGTCATTAAGATTCAGACGGCTTACGAGCCCACTTTGCAGTTTCCGCCGCCGGATGGCTGGTCCGATGTCGACTGCAATCGCGACTTGTCTTTTATCGGAACCCCCTATGACGATCGTGCCCAGACCCTCACTCGGTTATGGCGCGAGTGCGGCTTTCCCGTTGTGATCTCCGGTAGTCCGCGACAGTGGAAACGCGCGATGGAGCCAGATGCTTTCAAAGCCATCTTTTCCGGCGGGGAACTCTTCCGCGACGAATATCGCGAAGGCATCTGGAGATCCAAGATAAATCTGAGCTTTATCACTCACTCCAACTGCGACGAATTTGTGCACAAAAGCTTCGAAATAGCGGGTTGCGGTGGCTTCCTTATGGCCGAGCGTTCCGACGGCCATATGCAGCGATTTAAAGAAGACGAAGAGGCTGTCTTTTTCTCGTCTTTCGATGAGCTAGCTCAGAAGGTTCGCCGCTATCTGCCGGATGAGGCTGCACGCCGACGCATCGCTGAGGCGGGCTGCCGTCGAGCCGCTCGCGACGGCTATCACAACGACAGGCAGGTGCAGCTCATAGTCGAGCGCGCGGAGTTGATACTTTCAAAGTTCGAAAAATCCCGTCCGTCCGTGACGACGGTGCACGCAGGCAGTCGGTGA
- a CDS encoding HAD family hydrolase: MVNNLVSVVRLSTAEFHSAVYSLSPSVAVFDCDGTLWSGDAGSGFMRWTVETGLVSREATDWIDARYRGYLKGEVSEVAICGEMVQMYQRLREDEMRRAAKTFFANQVEPNIFPEMKELVDELRRKGVDIWAVSSTNNWVIEEGVKRFGIPPERVLAASVQVKDGVVTDVIRDVPTDAGKVAALAREGVTTPDAVFGNSIHDAAMLEIARRAFPVNPTSALAERSAQEGWPVYYPASVKPV; this comes from the coding sequence ATGGTGAACAATCTTGTTTCAGTGGTTCGTTTGAGCACCGCGGAGTTTCATTCGGCGGTCTATTCTTTGTCGCCGTCAGTGGCCGTATTCGACTGCGACGGGACATTGTGGTCGGGTGACGCCGGCTCTGGATTTATGCGATGGACCGTCGAGACTGGTCTGGTCTCGCGTGAGGCAACCGACTGGATCGATGCGCGGTATCGCGGATATTTGAAGGGCGAAGTGTCCGAAGTCGCGATCTGCGGCGAGATGGTGCAGATGTATCAGCGTCTTCGCGAGGATGAGATGCGCCGTGCAGCAAAGACTTTCTTTGCGAACCAGGTTGAGCCAAATATCTTTCCCGAGATGAAGGAACTGGTGGACGAGCTTCGCAGAAAAGGCGTGGACATCTGGGCTGTGAGTTCTACCAACAACTGGGTTATTGAAGAGGGTGTGAAGCGGTTTGGGATTCCGCCGGAGCGCGTTCTGGCAGCCTCTGTGCAGGTGAAAGATGGCGTGGTGACAGATGTGATCCGGGACGTCCCGACCGACGCCGGCAAAGTGGCAGCACTGGCGCGGGAGGGGGTAACAACACCCGATGCAGTATTCGGAAATTCAATCCACGATGCGGCAATGCTCGAGATTGCGCGGCGAGCATTCCCGGTAAACCCTACATCTGCATTGGCGGAGCGAAGTGCGCAAGAGGGCTGGCCGGTTTACTATCCAGCGTCGGTAAAGCCTGTCTAA
- a CDS encoding aldo/keto reductase: MEQIVLGDTGRNTTRLGFGCSSLMGAASRRASLAVLESAYDAGIRHFDVAPMYGYGEAEGCLGEFLQRHRGEVTVTTKYGIPPAKRASLISVGRRVAGPVIRAFPGLKQRLASAANVATRNTEKANFTPEQAKASLERSLTALRTDHIDVWLLHEASSADLRDDALLSFLEEEVKRGTIGTFGIGSEASKVPALVAEHPEYCRTLQYEWSVLNPTIDPTAPSASTRFRIHHRALTDNFRALHRALIHNKQLCKSWSSSINHDLSNAEVLARLMLKASLVLNPASVILFSSKNPQHIQSNAAVADDRSLKEPARQLHKLIQAERSQLLADITGTN, from the coding sequence ATGGAGCAGATCGTACTCGGAGATACAGGCCGCAACACCACAAGGCTTGGCTTTGGATGTTCCAGCCTAATGGGAGCCGCCAGTCGCCGTGCCTCGCTTGCTGTTCTGGAGTCTGCCTATGATGCCGGAATCCGCCACTTTGACGTCGCCCCCATGTACGGCTATGGAGAGGCAGAAGGCTGTTTGGGGGAGTTCCTGCAGCGTCACCGTGGCGAGGTAACTGTCACCACCAAGTACGGCATACCTCCTGCGAAAAGGGCATCTCTTATCTCGGTCGGCCGCCGCGTCGCTGGCCCCGTTATCAGAGCGTTTCCCGGCCTCAAACAACGGTTGGCATCCGCCGCGAACGTCGCCACTCGCAACACCGAAAAAGCCAACTTCACTCCTGAGCAAGCAAAGGCCTCGCTCGAACGCAGCCTCACGGCTCTTCGTACCGATCACATCGATGTGTGGCTCCTCCACGAAGCTTCATCTGCTGATCTGCGTGATGACGCGCTCCTTAGCTTTCTTGAAGAAGAAGTAAAAAGAGGAACCATAGGCACATTCGGTATCGGAAGTGAAGCTTCCAAGGTTCCTGCTCTCGTCGCCGAACATCCTGAATACTGCCGCACACTGCAGTACGAGTGGTCAGTCCTCAACCCAACAATCGACCCCACGGCGCCCTCTGCGTCAACGCGGTTCCGCATCCATCATCGCGCTCTCACGGACAACTTCCGGGCTCTTCATCGTGCTCTCATCCACAACAAACAGCTCTGCAAGTCCTGGTCATCCTCGATAAACCACGATCTAAGTAACGCCGAAGTACTCGCTCGGCTTATGTTGAAGGCCTCTCTCGTCTTGAATCCCGCCAGTGTCATCCTCTTCTCCTCGAAGAACCCTCAGCACATCCAATCGAATGCAGCAGTGGCGGACGACCGATCTCTCAAGGAACCTGCCAGACAGTTACACAAGCTGATTCAGGCCGAACGCAGTCAACTGCTGGCGGACATCACAGGAACAAATTAG